Proteins from one Streptococcus mitis B6 genomic window:
- a CDS encoding putative DNA-binding protein: protein MEIEKTNRMNALFEFYAALLTDKQMNYIELYYADDYSLAEIAEEFGVSRQAVYDNIKRTEKILEDYEMKLHMYSDYIVRSQIFDQILERYPKDDFLQEQIEILTSIDNRE from the coding sequence ATGGAAATCGAAAAAACCAATCGTATGAATGCGCTCTTTGAATTTTATGCGGCGCTTTTGACAGATAAGCAAATGAATTATATCGAGCTCTACTACGCTGATGATTACAGCCTTGCTGAGATTGCCGAGGAGTTTGGTGTCAGTCGTCAGGCTGTCTATGATAATATCAAGCGGACAGAAAAGATTCTGGAAGATTATGAGATGAAATTGCACATGTACTCTGACTACATTGTCCGCAGTCAGATTTTTGACCAGATTTTGGAGCGCTATCCCAAGGATGACTTTCTGCAGGAGCAGATAGAAATTTTAACAAGCATTGATAATAGAGAATAA
- a CDS encoding DUF1934 domain-containing protein, translating to MKIRMRNTIRFDEQLEVIDQLYDVEVHEKGDYSYLLFYNEEKEKVVIKFHSQELVMSRFSNPKTIMRFLKDSDSLAYIPTPMGMQEFIIQTNRYQVDGQKIELNYQLQNQEGHPFASYQLEITWG from the coding sequence GTGAAGATTCGGATGCGAAATACGATTCGGTTTGATGAGCAGTTGGAAGTGATTGACCAACTCTATGATGTAGAAGTGCATGAAAAAGGAGATTATAGCTACCTGCTTTTTTATAATGAGGAAAAGGAAAAAGTAGTGATTAAATTTCATAGTCAAGAACTGGTGATGAGCCGATTTTCTAATCCCAAGACCATTATGCGCTTTCTAAAGGATAGCGATAGTTTAGCCTATATTCCTACACCTATGGGCATGCAGGAGTTTATCATCCAAACGAATCGTTATCAAGTGGATGGGCAAAAGATTGAACTAAATTATCAACTACAAAATCAAGAGGGACATCCCTTTGCCAGCTATCAATTGGAAATTACTTGGGGCTAG
- a CDS encoding HD domain-containing protein codes for MNEKVFRDPVHNYIHVNNQIIYDLINTKEFQRLRRIKQLGTSSYTFHGGEHSRFSHCLGVYEIARRITEIFEEKYPEEWNPAESLLTMTAALLHDLGHGAYSHTFEHLFDTDHEAITQEIIQSPETEIHQVLLQVAPDFPEKVASVIDHTYPNKQVVQLISSQIDADRMDYLLRDSYFTGASYGEFDLTRILRVIRPVENGIAFQRNGMHAIEDYVLSRYQMYMQVYFHPATRAMEVLLQNLLKRAKELYPEDKDFFSRTSPHLLPFFEKNVTLSDYLALDDGVMNTYFQLWMTSPDKILADLSQRFVNRKVFKSITFSQEDQDQLARLRKLVEDIGFDPDYYTAIHKNFDLPYDIYRPESENPRTQIEILQKNGELAELSSLSPIVQSLAGSRHGDNRFYFPKEMLDQNSIFASITQQFLHLIENDHFTPNKN; via the coding sequence ATGAACGAAAAAGTATTCCGTGACCCAGTTCACAACTACATCCATGTCAATAATCAAATCATCTATGACTTGATTAATACAAAAGAATTTCAGCGTTTGCGCCGGATTAAGCAACTGGGAACTTCCAGTTATACCTTCCACGGTGGGGAGCACAGCCGCTTCTCTCACTGTCTAGGAGTCTATGAGATTGCTCGTCGTATCACGGAGATTTTTGAAGAAAAATACCCTGAGGAATGGAATCCTGCCGAGTCTCTCTTGACCATGACAGCTGCTCTCCTACATGACCTTGGGCATGGTGCCTATTCCCATACTTTTGAACATCTCTTTGATACAGACCATGAAGCGATTACTCAAGAGATTATCCAAAGCCCTGAAACGGAGATTCACCAAGTCCTGCTACAAGTGGCACCAGATTTTCCAGAAAAGGTAGCCAGTGTCATTGACCATACCTATCCTAACAAGCAGGTCGTGCAACTCATTTCTAGTCAAATTGATGCAGACCGCATGGACTATCTCTTGCGCGACTCCTATTTTACAGGAGCATCCTATGGGGAATTTGACCTTACTCGCATACTCCGAGTCATTCGTCCTGTCGAAAATGGTATCGCCTTTCAGCGCAATGGCATGCACGCCATCGAAGACTATGTCCTCAGTCGCTACCAGATGTATATGCAGGTCTATTTCCACCCAGCAACACGGGCCATGGAGGTCCTCCTTCAAAACCTTCTCAAACGGGCTAAGGAACTCTATCCTGAAGACAAGGACTTCTTTTCACGAACTTCTCCACACCTCCTGCCTTTCTTTGAAAAAAATGTGACCTTGTCTGACTATCTAGCTCTGGATGATGGTGTGATGAATACCTACTTCCAGCTCTGGATGACCAGTCCTGACAAGATTCTCGCAGACTTGTCGCAACGCTTTGTCAACCGCAAGGTCTTTAAATCCATCACCTTTTCACAAGAGGACCAAGACCAACTCGCTAGACTGAGAAAATTGGTTGAGGACATTGGCTTTGATCCCGATTACTATACTGCCATTCATAAGAACTTTGACCTCCCTTATGATATCTATCGTCCCGAATCTGAAAATCCACGGACACAGATTGAGATTTTACAAAAAAATGGAGAACTGGCTGAACTCTCTAGCCTGTCTCCTATCGTCCAATCCCTTGCTGGCAGTCGACACGGAGATAATCGCTTTTATTTTCCAAAGGAAATGTTGGACCAAAACAGTATCTTCGCAAGTATCACCCAGCAATTTTTACACTTGATTGAGAACGATCATTTTACCCCAAATAAAAACTAG
- the yidA gene encoding sugar-phosphatase has translation MSIKLIAVDIDGTLVNSQKEITSEVFSAIQDAKEAGVKVVIATGRPIAGVAKLLDDLQLRDEGDYVVTFNGALVQETATGHEIISESLTYEDYLDMEFLSRKLGVHMHAITKDGIYTANRNIGKYTVHESTLVSMPIFYRTPEEMAGKEIVKCMFIDEPEILDAAIEKIPAEFYESYSINKSAPFYLELLKKNVDKGSAITHLAEKLGLTKDETMAIGDEENDRAMLEVVGNPVVMENGNPEIKKIAKYITKTNDESGVAHAIRTWVL, from the coding sequence ATGAGTATTAAACTAATTGCCGTTGATATTGACGGAACCCTAGTCAACAGCCAAAAAGAGATTACTTCTGAGGTCTTTTCTGCCATCCAAGACGCCAAAGAAGCTGGTGTCAAAGTCGTGATTGCAACTGGACGCCCTATCGCAGGTGTTGCCAAACTTCTAGACGACTTGCAGTTGAGAGACGAGGGTGACTATGTCGTAACCTTCAACGGTGCCCTTGTCCAAGAAACTGCTACAGGACATGAGATTATCAGCGAATCCTTGACTTATGAGGATTATCTGGATATGGAATTTCTCAGTCGTAAGCTCGGTGTCCACATGCACGCTATTACCAAGGACGGCATCTACACAGCCAATCGCAATATCGGAAAATACACTGTGCACGAATCAACCCTCGTCAGCATGCCCATCTTCTACCGTACACCTGAAGAAATGGCTGGCAAGGAAATCGTCAAATGTATGTTCATCGATGAACCAGAAATTCTCGATGCTGCCATTGAAAAGATACCAGCCGAATTTTATGAGAGCTACTCCATCAACAAATCTGCTCCTTTCTACCTTGAACTCCTTAAAAAGAATGTGGATAAAGGTTCAGCCATCACTCACCTAGCTGAAAAACTCGGATTGACCAAAGATGAAACCATGGCTATCGGTGACGAAGAAAACGACCGTGCCATGCTAGAAGTCGTTGGTAACCCCGTTGTCATGGAAAACGGAAATCCAGAAATCAAAAAAATCGCCAAATACATCACTAAAACAAATGACGAATCCGGCGTTGCCCATGCCATCCGTACATGGGTACTGTAA
- a CDS encoding MFS transporter, with product MDINKKTFYTITFGEFISNVGDRFQKIAFPILIYQKFHSSFAMGGMVIIELLPQFLLGFVMGYLLDNFNKKKILLWSTLIPALLCSVIPILSKYSVSIFFYYVIAFLIPLFSTLFQTGFSVITPALFEKEELQKYNSQFQGVRTISKLISPAIAGVLMLKFNINSIFFINSASFLLLFLSILISYIPDQEHKENGNDDIKEIFVGFKENFTNIKLRISLLFTIVVNIAMLGFNATIIYYLQDQLKLSNSLVGIVYSIAGFGSLIAVTFLSTFLNKKDTFILMNISMATIPLVIMVSGIVENWIFFGICYSILSGLITIASVSITTIQQQESTEYNIGKILSSSFVIATIFAPFGGILAAYFNWLLNPRLSLVILGLLSSLLVILIKSYEKKLIKKSTAIFIKED from the coding sequence TTGGATATTAACAAGAAAACGTTTTATACAATTACTTTTGGTGAGTTTATATCAAATGTTGGAGATAGATTTCAGAAAATTGCTTTTCCAATCTTAATTTACCAAAAATTTCATTCGTCTTTTGCAATGGGAGGAATGGTGATTATTGAATTGTTACCTCAATTCTTGTTGGGATTCGTTATGGGTTACTTATTAGATAATTTTAATAAGAAAAAAATACTATTATGGTCTACATTAATACCTGCATTATTATGTAGTGTAATACCGATATTATCTAAATATTCAGTTTCTATATTTTTTTACTACGTTATTGCATTTTTGATACCTTTATTTTCGACACTTTTTCAAACGGGATTCTCAGTCATTACTCCTGCTTTATTTGAGAAGGAAGAATTACAAAAATATAATTCTCAATTTCAAGGTGTACGAACTATTTCAAAATTAATTTCTCCAGCTATAGCAGGGGTATTAATGTTAAAGTTTAATATTAATAGTATTTTTTTTATAAATAGTGCTTCTTTCTTATTGTTATTTCTTTCAATACTAATTTCATATATTCCAGATCAAGAACACAAGGAGAATGGTAATGATGATATAAAAGAAATTTTTGTAGGTTTTAAAGAGAACTTTACAAATATTAAGTTGAGGATTTCTTTACTCTTTACTATTGTTGTGAATATTGCTATGCTAGGCTTCAATGCAACGATTATTTATTATTTACAGGATCAATTAAAATTATCAAATAGTCTTGTTGGGATTGTTTACTCAATTGCTGGATTTGGAAGTTTGATAGCAGTAACCTTTCTTTCTACTTTTTTGAATAAGAAGGATACCTTTATCTTAATGAATATATCAATGGCAACTATCCCACTTGTCATTATGGTAAGCGGAATAGTAGAAAATTGGATTTTTTTTGGAATTTGTTACTCAATTTTGAGTGGACTAATTACAATAGCTTCTGTATCAATTACAACAATACAGCAACAAGAAAGTACTGAGTATAATATTGGTAAAATACTTTCTAGTTCTTTTGTAATAGCTACCATTTTTGCTCCTTTTGGAGGGATACTGGCTGCTTATTTTAATTGGCTTTTAAACCCGAGATTAAGTCTAGTTATTTTGGGATTACTAAGTAGTTTATTGGTTATTCTTATAAAGAGTTATGAAAAAAAGCTAATTAAGAAAAGCACTGCAATATTTATAAAGGAAGATTAG